A window of the Lolium perenne isolate Kyuss_39 chromosome 7, Kyuss_2.0, whole genome shotgun sequence genome harbors these coding sequences:
- the LOC127311401 gene encoding uncharacterized protein: MMIYLKTINKTWAATQILGMATLLALGVCLLHYEMVIPMDHAWHAIVVPSIICFLVWLEVALLIYTQIKQDGGDEHLLLDLLMKLWEAPISMFRCFDLIQNPWDANKILLLLGSGPPMIILDCQIGWIVYKVVEWFIKIPRLFARKTEQAAGATTGGNGGRDSGDQVADEHVEEGNSLPVTIGACQLGWLAYTAGIKFEFIKWIRKNRGVSTLEGEQAAPVAMEKYGSGDSGQQVQEEEVKVVVASLA, translated from the exons ATGATGATTTATCTCAAAACGATCAACAAAACTTGGGCAGCGACACAG ATACTCGGAATGGCGACCTTACTGGCGCTTGGAGTTTGCTTGCTTCACTATGAGATGGTAATCCCGATGGATCACGCTTGGCACGCTATTGTTGTTCCCTCCATCATCTGTTTCCTTGTGTGGCTTGAGGTTGCTCTGCTGATATACACCCAG ataaAGCAGGATGGAGGCGACGAGCACTTGCTCCTAGATCTGCTCATGAAATTGTGGGAGGCGCCCATCAGCATGTTCCGATGTTTCGATCTGATACAAAACCCCTGGGATGCAAATAAGATTCTTCTCTTG TTGGGGAGCGGCCCGCCAATGATCATCTTAGATTGTCAGATCGGCTGGATCGTGTACAAGGTAGTCGAATGGTTCATCAAGATCCCTCGACTTTTTGCCAGGAAAACAGAGCAGGCAGCCGGAGCTACCACGGGGGGCAATGGAGGCCGTGATTCTGGGGACCAGGTGGCAGATGAACATGTCGAG GAGGGCAACAGCCTTCCCGTGACAATCGGAGCTTGTCAGCTCGGCTGGCTTGCGTACACTGCCGGCATCAAGTTTGAGTTTATCAAATGGATCAGGAAGAACCGTGGGGTTTCCACCCTGGAAGGCGAGCAAGCTGCCCCAGTTGCCATGGAGAAATATGGAAGCGGGGATTCTGGGCAGCAGGTGCAAGAAGAAGAGGTCAAGGTGGTCGTGGCATCGCTGGCTTAG